Proteins encoded together in one Trueperaceae bacterium window:
- a CDS encoding thiolase family protein, with protein sequence MSGRGPHGPRDAVVVSAVRTPVGKGRPARPGKPGGALHGWHPVDLAAEAMRAAVRRAGRDPDRVTPRDLDDVLVGCVGQAGEQAYNVGRNAALAAGLPVEVPAATIDRQCGSSQQALQSAAQAIRAGDADAILVAGVESMSRVPMGSAAGEADPYGPRVAARFGGGLVPQGISAELIAARWDLARADLDAWAVRSHRLAADAAARGAVDDELLRLEVDRGDGASDGTLLQGDEGVRAETSVEALAALKPAFWDPTWQVRFPELRWHVHAGNASQLSDGAAALLVTSRARADARGMVPLARVASSVAVGADPILNLTGVIPATERALARAGMTLADVDLFEVNEAFASVVLAWLADVGADPAKVNVRGGAIANGHPLGASGAKLTTTLLSSLRETGGAVGLQVMCEGGGMSNATVFERI encoded by the coding sequence GTGAGCGGGCGCGGACCGCACGGACCGCGCGACGCGGTGGTCGTGTCCGCCGTCCGCACGCCGGTCGGCAAGGGCCGTCCCGCCCGGCCGGGGAAGCCCGGGGGGGCGCTCCACGGCTGGCACCCCGTCGACCTCGCCGCGGAGGCGATGCGCGCCGCGGTGCGGCGCGCCGGGCGCGACCCCGACCGGGTGACGCCGCGCGACCTCGACGACGTCCTGGTCGGGTGCGTCGGGCAGGCCGGCGAGCAGGCCTACAACGTGGGCCGCAACGCCGCCCTCGCCGCCGGCCTCCCGGTGGAGGTGCCCGCCGCGACGATCGACCGGCAGTGCGGCTCGTCGCAGCAGGCGCTGCAGTCCGCCGCGCAGGCGATCCGGGCGGGCGACGCCGACGCGATCCTGGTGGCCGGCGTCGAATCGATGTCGCGCGTCCCGATGGGCTCCGCCGCCGGCGAGGCCGACCCGTACGGCCCCCGCGTCGCCGCCCGCTTCGGTGGGGGGCTCGTGCCGCAGGGGATCTCCGCGGAGCTCATCGCGGCGCGCTGGGACCTCGCCCGCGCCGACCTGGACGCGTGGGCGGTGCGGTCGCACCGCCTCGCCGCCGACGCCGCGGCGCGCGGCGCGGTGGACGACGAACTCCTTCGCCTCGAGGTCGACCGGGGCGACGGCGCGAGCGACGGGACGCTCCTGCAGGGCGACGAGGGGGTGCGGGCCGAGACGAGCGTCGAGGCGTTGGCGGCGTTGAAACCGGCGTTCTGGGACCCCACCTGGCAGGTGCGCTTCCCGGAACTCCGTTGGCACGTGCACGCCGGGAACGCCTCGCAGCTCTCCGACGGGGCGGCCGCCCTGCTGGTGACGTCCCGCGCGCGGGCCGACGCGCGCGGCATGGTGCCGCTCGCGCGGGTCGCGAGCAGCGTCGCGGTGGGGGCGGATCCGATCCTGAACCTGACCGGGGTGATCCCCGCCACCGAGCGCGCGCTGGCGCGCGCCGGCATGACGCTGGCCGACGTCGACCTGTTCGAGGTGAACGAGGCGTTCGCGTCGGTCGTCCTCGCGTGGCTGGCCGACGTCGGGGCGGACCCCGCGAAGGTGAACGTCCGGGGTGGGGCGATCGCCAACGGGCACCCGCTGGGGGCGTCGGGCGCGAAGCTCACGACGACGTTGCTGTCGTCGTTGCGTGAGACGGGTGGGGCGGTCGGGCTGCAGGTGATGTGCGAGGGCGGCGGGATGAGCAACGCCACGGTGTTCGAGCGGATCTAG
- a CDS encoding ArgE/DapE family deacylase, producing the protein MNDGSDDVRPDARPTDAQLAAIDAAVEGGREARTDLLRELVRFDSTLGRERAVQARVATAFADAGLAVEAVPLDYAALATRPGFSPVEWPEDGREIVIGRHAVADGAGRSLILNAHVDVVPTGPAHLWRHPPFGAVVEDGRMYGRGAGDMKAGLAAMTYALHALHDAGLEPASTVVLQSVVEEECTGNGALAAVAAGDVADAAIIPEPFDRTILTSQLGVLWARVTVEGRPTHVLEATAGVDAIRLAGEVAGAFRTLEAEMNAPAERPAAYADAVHPINVNVGRIEGGEWTSSVPASCTFDVRFGFFPGTSVAAMKARVEAHLRRFVDAHPVLKDAPPHLTYVGFQAEPYAPPSDHPAWRTLAAAHADLAGAPPATLASTATTDARILGLVGGVPTTCYGPTAGSIHGVDEWVDLDSVHEVTRTLARFVARWCGVRPRGAA; encoded by the coding sequence GTGAACGACGGTTCCGACGACGTCCGTCCCGACGCCCGCCCGACCGACGCGCAGCTGGCCGCCATCGACGCCGCCGTGGAGGGCGGCCGCGAGGCCCGCACCGACCTCCTGCGCGAGCTCGTGCGGTTCGATTCGACCCTGGGGCGCGAACGGGCGGTGCAGGCCCGCGTCGCGACCGCCTTCGCCGACGCCGGCCTCGCGGTCGAGGCGGTGCCGCTGGACTACGCCGCCCTCGCGACCCGGCCCGGCTTCTCCCCGGTCGAGTGGCCGGAGGACGGGCGCGAGATCGTGATCGGGCGGCACGCCGTGGCGGACGGGGCGGGCCGGTCGCTGATCCTGAACGCGCACGTCGACGTCGTCCCGACCGGCCCCGCGCACCTGTGGCGCCACCCGCCGTTCGGGGCGGTCGTCGAGGACGGACGGATGTACGGCCGCGGGGCGGGCGACATGAAGGCCGGCCTGGCCGCGATGACGTACGCCCTGCACGCCCTCCACGACGCCGGCCTCGAGCCCGCCTCGACGGTGGTGCTGCAGAGCGTCGTCGAGGAGGAGTGCACCGGCAACGGCGCGCTGGCCGCCGTCGCGGCGGGCGACGTCGCGGACGCCGCGATCATCCCCGAGCCGTTCGACCGCACCATCCTCACGTCGCAGCTGGGGGTCCTGTGGGCCCGCGTCACCGTGGAGGGCCGCCCCACCCACGTCCTCGAGGCGACCGCGGGGGTCGACGCGATCCGGCTCGCGGGGGAGGTCGCCGGCGCGTTCCGGACCCTCGAGGCGGAGATGAACGCGCCGGCGGAACGCCCCGCGGCGTACGCCGACGCGGTCCACCCCATCAACGTCAACGTCGGCCGCATCGAGGGGGGCGAGTGGACGTCGTCGGTGCCGGCGTCGTGCACGTTCGACGTGCGCTTCGGGTTCTTTCCCGGTACCTCCGTCGCGGCCATGAAGGCCCGCGTCGAGGCGCACCTCCGGCGCTTCGTCGACGCCCACCCGGTGCTGAAGGACGCGCCGCCCCACCTGACGTACGTCGGCTTCCAGGCGGAGCCCTACGCACCCCCCTCCGACCACCCCGCCTGGCGGACGCTGGCGGCGGCGCACGCCGACCTGGCCGGCGCGCCGCCCGCGACGCTGGCCAGCACCGCGACGACCGACGCCCGCATCCTGGGGCTCGTCGGGGGCGTCCCGACCACCTGCTACGGCCCCACCGCGGGCTCGATCCACGGGGTGGACGAGTGGGTCGACCTGGACAGCGTGCACGAGGTCACGCGGACGCTGGCGCGCTTCGTCGCCCGCTGGTGCGGGGTTCGGCCGCGGGGGGCGGCGTGA
- a CDS encoding CoA-transferase — translation MSVADARARIAARVAADLVPGEVVNLGIGLPTEVARHLPEADGAGAAPPVWLHAENGMVGMGPDAPPGAEDPDRIDAGGRYVGVVPGGAYLDSVTAFALVRNGRVGTCVLGAFEVDVHGDLANWRVPGRTSPGVGGGMELAQRVPRVIVATLHRDKAGGPKLVERCTLPRTARGVVTRIVTEWAVLEPAGDRFDVLELAPGAREDDVRAATGAPVAFDRVRPWGGAREGEEGVQAP, via the coding sequence GTGAGCGTCGCGGACGCCCGCGCGCGGATCGCGGCGCGCGTCGCCGCCGACCTGGTGCCGGGCGAAGTCGTCAACCTCGGGATCGGCCTCCCCACCGAGGTCGCGCGGCACCTGCCGGAGGCGGACGGGGCGGGCGCCGCGCCGCCGGTCTGGCTGCACGCGGAGAACGGCATGGTCGGCATGGGGCCCGACGCGCCGCCCGGTGCGGAGGACCCCGACCGCATCGACGCCGGCGGACGCTACGTCGGGGTGGTGCCGGGCGGGGCGTACCTCGACAGCGTCACCGCCTTCGCGCTGGTCCGCAACGGCCGGGTGGGGACGTGCGTCCTGGGGGCGTTCGAGGTGGACGTGCACGGCGACCTGGCGAACTGGCGGGTGCCGGGCCGAACGTCGCCCGGCGTGGGCGGCGGCATGGAGTTGGCGCAGCGGGTCCCGCGGGTGATCGTGGCGACCCTGCACCGCGACAAGGCGGGCGGGCCGAAGCTGGTGGAGCGATGTACGTTGCCGCGCACCGCGCGGGGCGTCGTGACGCGCATCGTCACCGAATGGGCCGTCCTCGAACCGGCCGGCGACCGCTTCGACGTCCTCGAGCTCGCGCCGGGCGCGCGCGAGGACGACGTGCGCGCCGCGACCGGCGCGCCCGTCGCCTTCGACCGCGTCCGCCCCTGGGGCGGCGCGCGGGAGGGCGAGGAAGGAGTGCAGGCCCCGTGA
- a CDS encoding 3-oxoacid CoA-transferase subunit A → MRVADAAGAPALAATLAAEVAPGATVMIAGFGEPGTPFFLVDALATHGGGDLTVVKNDANEPGVGVGRLLEAGRMRRLIATHVGLNRDLMAAWEAGDLDVEIHPQGLLAERIRCGGAGLPAFLADLDPDLLPPTDPPREVVTWRGATYTVEPALRADVALIHAAEADRFGNLRYHGTARNFAPAMALAATRTWVSVDRIVDAPLDPDAVVTPGAAVDAVLEVPAGYDPGTKAARLRRGAGRA, encoded by the coding sequence GTGAGGGTCGCCGACGCCGCCGGCGCGCCCGCCCTCGCCGCGACCCTCGCGGCGGAGGTGGCGCCCGGCGCGACGGTGATGATCGCCGGGTTCGGGGAGCCCGGTACGCCGTTCTTCCTCGTCGACGCCCTCGCGACCCACGGCGGCGGCGACCTGACGGTCGTCAAGAACGACGCCAACGAACCGGGGGTCGGCGTCGGGCGGCTGCTCGAGGCCGGCCGGATGCGGCGCCTCATCGCGACGCACGTCGGCCTGAACCGGGACCTGATGGCGGCCTGGGAGGCGGGCGACCTGGACGTCGAGATCCACCCACAAGGCCTCCTGGCCGAGCGCATCCGCTGCGGCGGGGCGGGCCTCCCGGCGTTCCTCGCCGACCTCGACCCCGACCTGCTGCCCCCCACCGACCCGCCGCGCGAGGTCGTGACGTGGCGGGGCGCGACGTACACCGTCGAGCCGGCCCTGCGCGCCGACGTCGCCCTGATCCACGCGGCGGAGGCCGACCGCTTCGGGAACCTCCGCTACCACGGCACCGCCCGGAACTTCGCGCCGGCGATGGCGCTCGCCGCGACCCGCACGTGGGTCAGCGTCGACCGGATCGTCGACGCGCCCCTCGATCCCGACGCGGTCGTCACGCCCGGCGCCGCCGTCGACGCCGTCCTCGAGGTGCCGGCCGGGTACGACCCCGGCACGAAGGCGGCGCGCCTGCGCCGCGGAGCGGGGCGCGCGTGA
- a CDS encoding aspartate aminotransferase family protein has protein sequence MARGGETESPLFYQTRSDLPMVERGEGVWLWTQDGRRVLDGCSGAVVANLGHGHPRVLEAMRRQAERVTFAYRTQFENAPAVELGHKLARQLTQGLDRTFLVSGGSEAVETAIKLARSYHAARGDEARYRIVSRFPSYHGSTLGALAATGYRPLTDGYAPMMVEQNHVSAPTCYRCPFGLSYPTCELACATDLERTLEALDPSTVAAFVLEPIGGASTGAIVPPDGYFATITEIARRHGILTIYDEVMTGAGRTGAFAAYQHWEGEAVPDVLALSKGLGAGYTPLGAVVTRGDVADTVLDAGAFPHGFSYAGNPLSAAVGVAVLDVLEGEGLVARAAELGARLGDGLRELADRHPLVGDVRGKGLLWGLEFVADPSTRTPYALDVDVGRRVTAAAAAEDLLIYPRRGGGGLLGDHALVAPPLVIRDDELDDLLARLDRALTRSEAALASAA, from the coding sequence ATGGCACGAGGTGGCGAGACGGAGAGCCCGCTGTTCTACCAGACGCGCTCGGACCTGCCGATGGTGGAGCGCGGCGAGGGCGTATGGCTCTGGACGCAGGACGGACGCCGCGTCCTGGACGGCTGTTCCGGCGCGGTCGTCGCCAACCTCGGGCACGGCCACCCGCGCGTGCTCGAGGCGATGCGGCGCCAGGCGGAACGCGTGACGTTCGCCTACCGCACGCAGTTCGAAAACGCGCCCGCCGTCGAGCTGGGGCACAAGCTCGCGCGCCAACTGACGCAGGGCCTCGACCGGACGTTCCTCGTCTCGGGCGGCTCGGAGGCGGTGGAGACCGCCATCAAGCTGGCGCGTAGCTACCACGCCGCGCGCGGCGACGAGGCCCGCTACCGCATCGTCAGCCGCTTCCCCAGCTACCACGGGTCCACCCTCGGGGCGCTCGCGGCGACGGGCTACCGCCCGCTGACCGACGGGTACGCCCCGATGATGGTGGAGCAGAACCACGTCAGCGCCCCCACCTGCTACCGCTGTCCGTTCGGGCTGTCCTACCCCACGTGCGAACTGGCCTGCGCCACCGACCTCGAGCGCACCCTCGAGGCGCTCGACCCCTCGACCGTCGCGGCGTTCGTGCTCGAACCGATCGGGGGCGCGTCGACCGGCGCGATCGTGCCGCCCGACGGCTACTTCGCGACGATCACCGAGATCGCGCGGCGGCACGGGATCCTCACGATCTACGACGAGGTCATGACCGGCGCGGGACGCACCGGCGCCTTCGCCGCCTACCAACACTGGGAGGGCGAGGCCGTCCCCGACGTCCTGGCGCTCAGCAAGGGCCTGGGGGCGGGCTACACCCCGCTCGGGGCGGTCGTCACCCGCGGCGACGTCGCCGACACCGTCCTCGACGCCGGCGCCTTCCCGCACGGCTTCAGCTACGCCGGCAACCCCCTCTCCGCCGCGGTCGGCGTCGCGGTCCTCGACGTCCTCGAGGGCGAGGGCCTCGTCGCCCGCGCCGCAGAGCTCGGGGCGCGCCTCGGGGACGGCCTGCGCGAACTCGCCGACCGCCACCCCCTCGTCGGCGACGTCCGCGGCAAGGGCCTGCTGTGGGGCCTCGAGTTCGTCGCGGACCCCTCGACCCGCACGCCGTACGCCCTCGACGTCGACGTCGGGCGCCGCGTCACCGCCGCCGCGGCGGCGGAGGACCTGCTGATCTACCCCCGGCGCGGGGGTGGGGGCCTGCTGGGCGACCACGCGCTGGTCGCGCCGCCGCTGGTGATCCGCGACGACGAACTCGACGACCTCCTCGCCCGCCTGGACCGTGCGCTGACGCGCAGCGAGGCGGCGTTGGCCTCCGCCGCGTGA
- a CDS encoding fibronectin type III domain-containing protein, translating into MRQTNARHERSAPRLLRAAAALLLAAWVAGAAAQTLSITDTTPYYGQTSVTISSTGGSYVSTSDYVIGAMLIIGDTELSRSDVSVSDVLMVVSGSDAGLNVDDVTWGPDFTLSGSDWSNEILGTYPMKLFTVTASDALPTSDPTTGTIESSAQIQPGKGRQAGTVVYGGDGVDPAEGGAFVSGGDLIVSGTNWGPGDAGTVRGRATAFSDTDVGYWTAFYTSTASVTDVYTVSLSDDETIDGSATVPNLGVESSLAVLTWFATDAGDAFGYDVAVLSSVDASPTPTLATTPTDVTVDEGELATFVVSATSTSGTVSIVDWEFSPSDAGGWTSVATETRYVRGTSGSDHTLTVSPTTEGDDGLQVRALFTNKDGSDGLVQEESSPVTLTVNAVSETPTFENGTPADQTVVVGQDATFGVEVSPTGTTFAYAYQWQESTNNGVSWTDVSRSDATGVTASDLVIANVDRGDDGLAYRVIATLTEQDAEGNDKIAVTVTSSDATLTVATAGAPTNVRVYPDDGKVWVAFEAPEQTGFDIVNYEYDLEGDDKPAMTLNPRSTDTLIAIDGLTNDDTHRVRVRAVAAGTGDAEWSAYSETFTVGAASAPTTTGAVVTPDTPPEATVENGVATFSFDVTFTNDADDTVNDVWVDLRDLTAGETVTSVVTAENNDGTIRKVGSAWLWQGADLATGESGTVTVTVEVEVEE; encoded by the coding sequence TTGCGGCAAACGAACGCACGACACGAAAGGTCCGCCCCGCGCCTCCTGCGCGCGGCCGCGGCGCTGCTCCTCGCGGCGTGGGTCGCGGGCGCGGCGGCGCAGACGCTGAGCATCACGGACACCACGCCGTACTACGGCCAGACGTCCGTGACGATCTCCTCGACCGGCGGCAGCTACGTCAGCACCAGCGACTACGTCATCGGCGCGATGTTGATCATCGGTGACACGGAGCTGTCGCGCAGCGACGTCTCGGTCAGCGACGTGCTGATGGTCGTCTCGGGCAGCGACGCCGGCCTGAACGTAGACGACGTCACCTGGGGCCCGGACTTCACCCTCTCGGGGTCGGATTGGTCGAACGAGATCCTCGGGACCTACCCGATGAAGCTGTTCACCGTCACCGCGAGCGACGCGCTGCCGACGAGCGATCCCACCACCGGCACCATCGAGTCCAGCGCGCAGATCCAGCCCGGCAAGGGCCGCCAGGCCGGCACCGTGGTGTACGGCGGCGACGGCGTCGATCCGGCCGAGGGCGGCGCCTTCGTGTCGGGCGGCGACCTGATCGTCAGCGGCACGAACTGGGGGCCCGGCGACGCCGGCACCGTCCGCGGTCGCGCCACCGCCTTCAGCGACACCGACGTCGGCTACTGGACCGCGTTCTACACGAGCACCGCGTCCGTCACGGACGTCTACACCGTCAGCCTCAGCGACGACGAGACGATCGACGGCAGCGCGACCGTGCCCAACCTCGGGGTCGAGAGCTCGCTGGCCGTCCTGACGTGGTTCGCGACGGACGCCGGTGACGCCTTCGGGTACGACGTCGCGGTCCTGTCCTCCGTCGACGCCTCCCCCACCCCCACCCTCGCCACCACCCCGACCGACGTCACCGTCGACGAGGGCGAGCTGGCGACGTTCGTGGTGTCCGCGACGTCCACGTCCGGCACCGTGTCGATCGTCGACTGGGAGTTCAGCCCCAGCGACGCGGGCGGCTGGACGTCGGTCGCGACCGAAACACGGTACGTGCGCGGCACGTCCGGCAGCGACCACACCCTCACCGTCTCCCCGACGACCGAGGGCGACGACGGCCTGCAGGTGCGCGCCCTGTTCACGAACAAGGACGGCTCCGACGGCCTCGTCCAGGAGGAATCGAGCCCCGTCACCCTCACGGTGAACGCGGTGTCCGAAACGCCGACCTTCGAGAACGGCACGCCGGCCGACCAGACCGTGGTCGTCGGGCAGGACGCGACGTTCGGCGTCGAGGTCTCGCCGACCGGCACGACGTTCGCCTACGCCTACCAGTGGCAGGAGAGCACGAACAACGGCGTCTCCTGGACCGACGTCAGCCGCAGCGACGCGACCGGCGTCACCGCCAGCGACCTCGTGATCGCGAACGTCGATCGCGGCGACGACGGCCTCGCCTACCGCGTGATCGCGACGTTGACCGAGCAGGACGCCGAGGGCAACGACAAGATCGCCGTCACCGTCACCAGCAGCGACGCGACGCTCACCGTCGCGACGGCCGGCGCCCCGACGAACGTGCGGGTCTACCCGGACGACGGCAAGGTCTGGGTCGCCTTCGAGGCGCCCGAGCAGACGGGCTTCGACATCGTCAACTACGAGTACGATCTCGAGGGTGACGATAAACCCGCGATGACGCTCAACCCGCGGTCGACCGACACGCTCATCGCCATCGACGGCCTGACGAACGACGACACGCACCGCGTGCGCGTCCGCGCCGTCGCCGCCGGGACCGGCGACGCGGAGTGGAGCGCCTACTCCGAGACGTTCACCGTCGGGGCGGCCTCCGCGCCGACCACGACCGGCGCCGTCGTCACCCCCGACACGCCGCCCGAAGCGACCGTGGAGAACGGCGTCGCGACCTTCTCGTTCGACGTGACGTTCACGAACGACGCCGACGACACCGTGAACGACGTCTGGGTCGACCTGCGCGACCTGACCGCCGGCGAGACCGTCACGAGCGTCGTGACCGCGGAGAACAACGACGGCACGATCCGCAAGGTCGGCTCCGCCTGGTTGTGGCAGGGCGCCGACCTCGCGACCGGCGAGAGCGGCACCGTGACCGTCACCGTCGAAGTGGAGGTGGAAGAATGA
- a CDS encoding cold-shock protein, which yields MATGKVKWFSPEKGYGFIEQGDGSADVFVHFSAIQGDGYRNLYEGDEVEFDVEQGQKGLQASNVSVTRQAPGN from the coding sequence ATGGCAACAGGCAAGGTCAAGTGGTTCAGCCCGGAAAAAGGCTACGGCTTCATCGAGCAGGGCGACGGTTCCGCCGACGTCTTCGTGCACTTCTCGGCCATCCAAGGGGACGGCTACCGGAACCTGTACGAGGGCGACGAAGTCGAATTCGACGTGGAGCAGGGCCAGAAGGGCCTGCAGGCGTCGAACGTGTCCGTCACCCGTCAAGCCCCCGGCAACTGA
- the pepF gene encoding oligoendopeptidase F: MPDAHPRSAVPPHERWDDAALFADVAAFDAALADVARRLPDLAPFEGTLHQGPGRLAAFLAASEAIERDLGRLAVWAAMASNVDTEDEAALERADRVQDLGTRVAEATAFATPELLRIGLDVLRDWIQDPALPDRERWLARLETEAPHVRSEEVEALLSALGTPFAGAATSHALLANAELAFAPARDAAGVEHAVTQARISAHLESPDRALRESAWTAYADAHLAHQRSMATLLTTGARQTNLLARVRGYDDALAMTLVPLEVPRDVVTSLLATFEAHLPVWHRWFELKRRHLGLDRLAPWDVHAPVCPAPPHVGYDEAVGWLADALAPLGRDYVDAMRRGALDERWVDRAPNDGKRMGAFSTGTPDTKPYVMMSWTDDLASASTLAHELGHSMHTYLANGAQPARYAGYTLFAAEVASNLHQAMMRDHLLRERAGDRTFELAVIDETMANFGRYFLIMPTLMRFELALHERAEAGEGLSADALNDLLADLFSEAYGPAMDVDRDRVGITWAQFHTHLYARFYVFMYATGIAGAHAFAGRLRDGTPDAAEAYLGFLREGGRSAPLDAIRRAGVDLASPAPVEAAFATLASHVDRFEALLET; encoded by the coding sequence ATGCCCGACGCCCACCCCCGCTCCGCCGTACCGCCCCACGAACGCTGGGACGACGCCGCCCTCTTCGCGGACGTCGCCGCCTTCGACGCCGCCCTCGCCGACGTCGCACGGCGCCTCCCCGACCTCGCGCCCTTCGAAGGCACCCTCCACCAGGGCCCAGGGCGCCTCGCCGCCTTCCTCGCCGCGAGCGAAGCGATCGAACGCGACCTCGGCCGCCTCGCGGTGTGGGCGGCGATGGCCAGCAACGTCGACACCGAGGACGAAGCGGCGCTCGAGCGCGCCGATCGCGTCCAGGACCTCGGGACGCGCGTGGCGGAGGCCACCGCCTTCGCGACGCCCGAACTGCTGCGGATCGGCCTCGACGTCCTCCGCGACTGGATCCAGGACCCCGCCCTCCCCGACCGCGAACGGTGGCTCGCCCGCCTCGAGACCGAGGCCCCGCACGTCCGCAGCGAGGAGGTCGAAGCGCTCCTCTCCGCGCTCGGGACGCCGTTCGCCGGTGCGGCGACCAGCCACGCGCTGCTCGCCAACGCCGAACTCGCCTTCGCGCCCGCGCGCGACGCCGCGGGCGTCGAGCACGCCGTGACGCAGGCGCGCATCTCCGCGCACCTCGAGAGCCCCGACCGCGCTTTGCGCGAGAGCGCCTGGACCGCCTACGCCGACGCGCACCTGGCGCACCAGCGGTCGATGGCGACGCTCCTGACGACCGGCGCGCGCCAGACGAACCTGCTGGCCCGCGTCCGCGGGTACGACGACGCCCTGGCGATGACCCTCGTGCCGCTCGAGGTGCCCCGCGACGTCGTGACGTCGCTCCTCGCGACGTTCGAGGCGCACCTGCCGGTCTGGCACCGCTGGTTCGAGCTCAAGCGCCGGCACCTGGGCCTCGACCGCCTCGCCCCGTGGGACGTGCACGCCCCCGTGTGTCCCGCCCCGCCGCACGTCGGCTACGACGAGGCGGTCGGTTGGCTCGCCGACGCCCTCGCGCCGCTCGGGCGCGACTACGTCGACGCGATGCGCCGCGGCGCGCTGGACGAACGCTGGGTCGACCGCGCCCCGAACGACGGCAAACGCATGGGGGCGTTCAGCACCGGGACGCCCGACACGAAGCCGTACGTGATGATGAGTTGGACCGACGACCTGGCGTCGGCCAGCACGCTGGCGCACGAGCTGGGGCACTCGATGCACACGTACCTCGCGAACGGCGCGCAACCCGCGCGCTACGCGGGCTACACGCTGTTCGCCGCCGAGGTCGCCAGCAACCTTCACCAAGCGATGATGCGCGACCACCTCCTCCGCGAGCGGGCGGGCGACCGGACGTTCGAGCTCGCCGTGATCGACGAAACGATGGCGAACTTCGGGCGCTACTTCTTGATCATGCCGACCCTGATGCGCTTCGAGCTCGCGCTGCACGAGCGCGCGGAGGCGGGCGAGGGCCTGAGCGCGGACGCCCTGAACGACCTGCTCGCCGACCTGTTCTCCGAGGCGTACGGGCCCGCCATGGACGTCGACCGCGACCGCGTCGGGATCACGTGGGCGCAGTTCCACACGCACCTGTACGCCCGCTTCTACGTCTTCATGTACGCGACCGGCATCGCCGGCGCGCACGCCTTCGCCGGCCGCCTCCGGGACGGCACGCCGGACGCGGCGGAGGCGTACCTGGGCTTCCTGCGCGAGGGGGGACGCAGCGCCCCGCTGGACGCGATCCGGCGGGCGGGCGTCGATTTGGCGTCCCCCGCGCCGGTCGAGGCGGCGTTCGCGACGCTGGCCTCGCACGTCGACCGCTTCGAAGCGCTCCTGGAGACCTGA